Part of the Sphingopyxis sp. 113P3 genome, GCGGCTATCAGTCGGATTATGACCTGCTGGTCATCGTCAGCCATAAGGATCTGACCGAAATCGCGGACTATTGGTATGTGGCTGAGGACAAGATCATGCGCGATTTGGCGATCGCGCGACCGGTGAACATCATCGTCCACACACTCGACGAGGTGAATCGCGGACTGAAGCGCGGCGAATATTTTTGGGTCGATATCGCCCGTGACGGGATCATATTGTACGATCTTCCCGGCAGCGAACTGGCCACTCCGATGCCGCTGACGGCAGAAGATGCCTTTGGAATGGCGAGTGAATATCTTTCCAAGCAACTTCCAGCGGTTGATCGGTGGCTAACCGCTCTTATGCACCAAGGGGTGTCTGAGCGGTAGGCGGGAGTAGCGTAAAGCTCTGTTCTGAAGTAAGAAATTGGGTGTCTAAGCCGTCCCTGCTCCGGGACAGAAATTGCCATAGGCTACACCCGCCATGACCGACGTTACCTCAAGCTCATTTCGATTTCCAGCGGTCCAACGCAAGAAAGTCACGGCTGCCTTCGACGGCGGTCGCATCACGTCGGACGGCGGGGTTCTGCTATTGGCGCAGGCCGAGCGCGAGATGGACATCTGCAGGCAGCTGGCCACCTGCATCGCCGATCGGCGCGATCCTTCGCGGGTGGTCCACAAGCTGGATGACATCCTGCGGGCTCGGGTTCTGGCGATTGCCTGCGGCTACGAGGACGCCGACGACCTCGACGCCCTGCGTGACGATCCCGGCTTCCGCCTGGCGCTGGGCAAGCTACCGGGTTCGGGCGCGGGCCTTGCCAGCCAACCGACGATGAGCCGCTGGGAAAACGCACCCACCACGCGCGAGCTGGCCCGCATGATGGCCGCGATGGTCGACATCTACTGCGCCAGTTATCCATCCCCGCCCGAGGCGGTGACGCTGGACATCGATGACACCTGCGATGTCGTGCACGGCTACCAGCAGTTATCGTTCTGGAACGGGCATCACGGTGAGCGCTGTTTCCTGCCGATCCACGTCTACGACACGGCAACGGGGCGGCCGGTCGCCATGCTGCTGCGCACCGGCAAGACGCCGAGCGGCGCGGAGGCCGCGGGCCATATCCGTCGCCTGGTGCGGCAGATCCAGAGGCACTGGCCCACGACCCACATCACGATCCGGGGCGACGGCCACTACGGCAGACCCGAGGTCATGAACTTCTGCGAGGCACAGGGCATCGATTATGTCTTCGGCCTGCCCACCAACGCTGTGCTGCGCGCCGATCCACAGATCGTGAAGATTGCCGATGCCTGCGCGGTCAAGCGGGCCGAGGAACAGCACGTGGTCCTGCGAAATTATGCCCAGACCCGCTACGGGGCGAAAAGCTGGAAATGCCAGCGCCGTGTCGTCGCCCGGATCGAGGCCAGCACGCTCGGCATGGATATCCGCTACGTCGTCACCTCGCTCGAGCAGGGCTCGGCCGAGCACATCTACGACACACTCTACTGCGCCCGCGGCCAGGCCGAAAACCTCATCAAGTTGCACAAGGCCCAGCTCGCCAGCGATCGCACGTCATGCCGATCAGCCAACGCCAATCAGATGCGGCTGATCCTGCACACCGCCGCATTCTGGCTGATGTGGCGCATCCAGCAGGCCATCCCCAAGGCAGCCGCGCTTGCCAACGCTGAGTTCGCGACCCTGCGCCTGCGGCTCCTCAAAGTCGCCGCACGCGTCATCGAGACCGCCTCCCGCATCCGCGTCGCCTTCGCTTCCGCCTGTCCCGACGCCGCCCTGTTCCGGATCATCGCCGCCGCCCTCAGGCCCGCCCCGACATAGCCAGTGCGGCCGTGCCGCTGAACGTCCGAGCCCCTCCATCAAACCCGCAAGCCTCTCGATCCCACGCGATGAAATAGACGCAGCGGAGGCACTCGGCCTGCTCA contains:
- a CDS encoding nucleotidyltransferase domain-containing protein, which codes for MKNDVDHLPAVHQEELALATRILMDEFTAAISRATQPWKKNGKIQKIILFGSFSRGDWVDEPESGYQSDYDLLVIVSHKDLTEIADYWYVAEDKIMRDLAIARPVNIIVHTLDEVNRGLKRGEYFWVDIARDGIILYDLPGSELATPMPLTAEDAFGMASEYLSKQLPAVDRWLTALMHQGVSER
- a CDS encoding IS1380 family transposase, yielding MTDVTSSSFRFPAVQRKKVTAAFDGGRITSDGGVLLLAQAEREMDICRQLATCIADRRDPSRVVHKLDDILRARVLAIACGYEDADDLDALRDDPGFRLALGKLPGSGAGLASQPTMSRWENAPTTRELARMMAAMVDIYCASYPSPPEAVTLDIDDTCDVVHGYQQLSFWNGHHGERCFLPIHVYDTATGRPVAMLLRTGKTPSGAEAAGHIRRLVRQIQRHWPTTHITIRGDGHYGRPEVMNFCEAQGIDYVFGLPTNAVLRADPQIVKIADACAVKRAEEQHVVLRNYAQTRYGAKSWKCQRRVVARIEASTLGMDIRYVVTSLEQGSAEHIYDTLYCARGQAENLIKLHKAQLASDRTSCRSANANQMRLILHTAAFWLMWRIQQAIPKAAALANAEFATLRLRLLKVAARVIETASRIRVAFASACPDAALFRIIAAALRPAPT